A genomic region of Glycine max cultivar Williams 82 chromosome 15, Glycine_max_v4.0, whole genome shotgun sequence contains the following coding sequences:
- the LOC106796302 gene encoding EPIDERMAL PATTERNING FACTOR-like protein 1: MKATFCCFMLALLIVSWESVVVVVARRPFPPTDGMSHPGPKAAPGPGPVSSPSNTVEPEKGLMEEAYYYRGVSKIGSSPPSCEHKCYGCTPCEAIQVPSTSSRRSHLGLQYTNYEPESWKCKCGPSLYSP; encoded by the exons atgaaagcaacaTTCTGTTGTTTTATGCTAGCTCTACTAATAGTTAGTTGGGAATccgtagtagtagtagtagcaaGGAGGCCCTTTCCTCCAACTGATGGAATGTCCCATCCAG GCCCCAAAGCGGCACCAGGACCAGGGCCAGTGTCTTCACCATCTAATACTGTAGAGCCAGAAAAG GGTTTAATGGAAGAAGCATACTACTATAGAGGAGTGAGCAAAATAGGGTCAAGTCCACCAAGTTGTGAGCACAAGTGTTATGGTTGCACTCCATGTGAAGCGATTCAAGTGCCGAGCACCAGCAGCAGGCGCAGTCATTTGGGATTGCAGTACACAAATTATGAGCCCGAAAGTTGGAAATGCAAGTGTGGTCCTTCCCTCTACAGCCCGTGA